In a single window of the Flavobacterium ammoniigenes genome:
- a CDS encoding phosphoenolpyruvate carboxylase — MYTLPKLERFNQDVLSKYHIYNSVFITLPFDSIDNTGVLLPLFTDVCDTGFKKLETPVEIVDFFTKKYLPTDSESDKIDLMFRFIQYIERQIVLFDAIEDAAFPEVNNMEGRGSLRDIKEKADNNNNQAELTEFLENFNVRTVLTAHPTQFYPGAVLGIINDLTDAIRKNNLLGIKQLLAQLGKTPFIQNEKPNPYDEAVSLIWYLENVFYETAGEMVHYLEKNLFNGNSINNPLIKLGFWPGGDRDGNPFVTTDITLKVADRLRTSILKCYYIEMRNLKRKLTFSGVDTLVSELEQKLYRSVFYSKGEIFITLDEFKTQLKKIRLIIVEQHQSLYVDQLDALLIKVNLFGFHFATLDIRQNSKIHDAVFKDVVNHYLKSDSAVFPANYFELSEIEKFDILSNVSGDLDPASFENEMTNSTLGSIQSIKTIQQNNGEFGSNRYIISNNESALNVMETFALFKLCNWSAPTVDIIPLFESVDDLQNAHQIMEKLYTNPAYAKHLQERNNKQTIMLGFSDGTKDGGYLMANWSIYKAKESLTEISRKYGIKAIFFDGRGGPPARGGGKTHKFYASLGPKIENNEIQVTVQGQTISSNFGTLDSCRYNLENLLSAGVTNQVFAKGRNELTVDEKAILDQLASLGYEKYLNFKNHPKFIPYLEKMSTLKYYAKTNIGSRPSKRSKSETLDFADLRAIPFVGSWSQLKQNVPGFFGVGTALKHFEDTNQWDKVQNLYDDSLFFKTLLENSMMSLAKSFFPLTAYMSKDPEYGDFWKIIYNEFLETKRLLLKIAGHQELMENYPDGKASIAIRERIVLPLLTIQQYGLTRINELLKEKNPDEKLIKVYEKIVTRSLFGNTNASRNSA, encoded by the coding sequence ATGTATACGCTTCCTAAATTAGAACGTTTTAATCAAGATGTACTCTCTAAATACCATATTTATAATAGTGTATTTATTACTTTGCCTTTTGATTCTATCGATAACACGGGAGTTCTACTTCCTTTATTTACAGATGTTTGTGATACGGGATTTAAAAAACTAGAAACTCCAGTAGAGATTGTAGATTTTTTTACCAAGAAATATTTACCTACAGATTCTGAATCGGATAAGATAGATTTAATGTTCCGATTTATTCAATATATTGAACGTCAAATTGTGCTTTTTGATGCGATTGAGGATGCTGCTTTTCCGGAGGTTAATAATATGGAAGGTAGAGGTTCATTACGTGATATAAAAGAAAAAGCAGACAACAATAACAATCAAGCCGAATTAACGGAATTTTTAGAAAACTTTAATGTTAGAACGGTATTAACAGCACATCCAACCCAATTTTATCCGGGTGCAGTGTTGGGAATTATTAACGATTTAACCGATGCGATTCGCAAAAATAATTTATTAGGAATTAAACAGTTGTTAGCGCAATTGGGTAAAACACCTTTTATTCAAAATGAGAAACCCAATCCGTACGATGAAGCAGTAAGCTTAATTTGGTATCTCGAAAATGTTTTTTACGAAACCGCGGGAGAAATGGTTCATTATCTAGAAAAAAACTTGTTTAATGGAAATTCAATCAATAATCCGCTAATTAAATTAGGTTTTTGGCCTGGAGGTGATCGAGATGGAAATCCTTTTGTTACTACAGATATTACTCTTAAGGTAGCTGATCGTTTGCGAACTTCAATATTGAAATGTTACTATATTGAAATGAGAAATTTGAAACGTAAGTTGACATTTTCAGGAGTTGATACTTTAGTTTCAGAATTAGAACAAAAATTATATCGTTCAGTTTTTTATTCCAAAGGAGAAATTTTTATAACGCTGGATGAATTTAAAACCCAACTTAAAAAAATACGATTGATCATCGTTGAACAACATCAATCGCTTTATGTAGATCAGTTAGATGCCTTATTAATTAAAGTCAATTTATTCGGATTTCACTTTGCAACGCTTGATATTCGCCAGAATAGTAAAATACATGATGCCGTTTTTAAAGACGTAGTGAATCATTATTTAAAATCGGATTCAGCTGTATTTCCTGCTAATTATTTTGAACTTTCAGAAATAGAAAAATTCGACATTTTGTCAAATGTATCGGGTGATTTAGATCCAGCTTCATTTGAAAATGAAATGACCAATTCTACTTTAGGATCCATTCAATCCATTAAAACAATTCAACAGAATAATGGTGAATTTGGTTCTAACCGTTATATTATAAGTAACAATGAAAGTGCTTTGAACGTAATGGAAACATTTGCACTTTTCAAATTATGTAATTGGTCAGCACCAACAGTTGATATTATTCCGTTATTTGAATCAGTTGACGATTTACAAAATGCGCATCAGATAATGGAGAAGTTATATACTAATCCGGCTTATGCTAAGCATTTGCAAGAAAGAAACAACAAACAAACGATCATGTTAGGTTTCTCTGACGGAACTAAAGATGGAGGCTATTTAATGGCCAATTGGAGTATCTATAAAGCCAAAGAATCGCTTACTGAAATTTCAAGAAAATATGGAATTAAAGCTATTTTCTTTGATGGTAGAGGTGGTCCGCCAGCGAGAGGTGGTGGAAAAACGCACAAATTCTATGCGTCTTTAGGGCCAAAGATTGAAAACAATGAAATTCAAGTTACTGTTCAAGGGCAAACCATCAGTTCTAATTTTGGGACTTTAGATTCTTGTCGTTATAATTTGGAAAATTTATTGAGTGCAGGTGTTACAAATCAGGTTTTTGCCAAAGGAAGAAATGAATTGACAGTAGATGAAAAAGCCATTTTGGATCAATTAGCATCATTAGGATATGAAAAATATTTAAATTTTAAAAACCATCCAAAATTCATTCCGTACTTAGAAAAAATGAGTACGTTGAAGTATTATGCTAAAACGAACATTGGAAGTCGTCCTTCTAAAAGAAGTAAATCAGAAACTTTAGATTTTGCCGATTTACGTGCCATTCCATTTGTTGGATCATGGAGTCAGTTAAAACAAAATGTACCGGGTTTTTTTGGGGTAGGTACTGCATTAAAACATTTTGAAGATACCAATCAATGGGATAAAGTTCAAAATTTATATGACGATTCTTTGTTCTTTAAAACTTTATTAGAGAACAGTATGATGTCGTTGGCAAAATCATTTTTTCCATTGACAGCTTATATGAGTAAAGATCCAGAGTATGGTGATTTTTGGAAAATTATCTACAATGAATTTTTAGAAACCAAAAGATTATTGTTAAAAATAGCAGGGCATCAAGAACTCATGGAGAACTATCCAGATGGTAAAGCTTCGATTGCAATTAGAGAACGTATAGTATTGCCTTTATTGACAATACAACAATATGGATTGACTCGAATCAATGAATTATTGAAAGAAAAAAATCCAGATGAGAAGCTGATTAAGGTGTATGAAAAAATTGTAACTCGTTCACTTTTTGGAAACACCAATGCAAGTAGAAACTCCGCTTAA
- a CDS encoding spermidine synthase, protein MIRKLLSYLIPITIYKNKSSWSKSIEVTWANGELVLDSENTNYSYGSLQRILRLGLKKIGFRQIKAMNKILVLGVAGGSVIKTLVDEVSFKGAITGVEIDPDIIKVANSYFKLNQIPNLTIVITDAFEFVLQANEKYDLIIVNIFQDTKMPNFLFENFFTQKLCFLLQKKGFILFNTMVLTEKDNLRNKKYVEEFYQPDFKLATIPRVEIHNELILIEKIK, encoded by the coding sequence ATGATTCGGAAACTATTGAGTTATCTCATTCCAATAACGATATACAAAAATAAATCAAGTTGGAGTAAATCAATTGAGGTTACTTGGGCTAACGGCGAATTAGTGCTGGATTCCGAAAATACCAATTACTCTTATGGAAGTTTACAACGTATTTTACGATTAGGTTTAAAAAAAATTGGCTTTCGCCAAATCAAAGCAATGAACAAAATTTTAGTTTTGGGCGTTGCAGGCGGAAGCGTAATCAAGACTTTAGTGGATGAAGTTTCATTTAAAGGCGCCATTACGGGTGTCGAAATTGATCCTGACATCATTAAAGTGGCTAACTCCTATTTTAAATTGAATCAAATCCCCAACTTAACTATCGTAATTACTGATGCATTTGAATTTGTTTTACAAGCCAATGAAAAATACGACTTAATCATCGTTAATATTTTTCAAGATACCAAAATGCCTAATTTTTTATTTGAAAATTTCTTTACGCAAAAACTTTGTTTCTTACTTCAAAAAAAAGGCTTTATCTTATTCAATACTATGGTGTTAACTGAAAAAGATAATTTAAGAAACAAAAAATATGTTGAGGAATTTTATCAGCCAGATTTCAAATTAGCTACCATACCACGAGTTGAAATTCACAATGAATTAATTTTAATTGAAAAGATCAAATAG
- a CDS encoding Lrp/AsnC family transcriptional regulator codes for MSKFRLDEVDHQILDMLIDNTRVPFTDIAKKLLISAGTVHVRVKKMEDAGIIMGSSLVLDYDKLGYSFIAYVGVFLNNTSQTKFVLERINEIPFVTVASVTTGKFNIFCKIRAKDTKHAKDVIFMIDDIDGVYRTETMISLEESINDKKRLMHTIFKNM; via the coding sequence ATGAGTAAGTTTCGTTTAGATGAAGTAGATCACCAAATTTTAGATATGTTGATTGACAATACTAGAGTTCCATTTACGGATATTGCAAAAAAATTATTAATTTCTGCAGGAACGGTTCATGTTAGAGTTAAGAAAATGGAGGATGCAGGAATTATAATGGGATCTTCTCTTGTTCTTGATTATGATAAATTGGGATATTCATTTATAGCTTATGTGGGAGTTTTTCTAAATAATACTTCTCAAACTAAGTTTGTTTTGGAACGAATTAATGAAATTCCTTTTGTAACAGTAGCTTCTGTAACTACAGGTAAATTTAATATTTTCTGTAAAATTAGAGCAAAAGATACCAAGCACGCTAAAGATGTAATCTTTATGATTGACGATATAGATGGTGTTTACAGAACAGAAACTATGATTTCATTGGAAGAAAGTATTAATGATAAGAAGCGCTTGATGCATACGATTTTTAAAAATATGTAA
- a CDS encoding M14 family metallopeptidase — MNFEALFVQNKEQSIQGRYITLDHIEPILNRLNTTNQLQEIGKSVLGKSIYEYQIGHGATRIFLWSQMHGNESTTTKGLFDFLNLLHGDTDFAKQLLNNFTFCCIPILNPDGATLYTRANANGVDLNRDSQDLTQPESKILRNTFERFKPDYCFNLHDQRTIFGVDMSAKPATMSFLAPSYNEEREINDSRLKAINVIAGINQVLQKYIPGQVGRFDDSFNINCIGDTFQYLGVPTILFEAGHYPNDYEREQTRKYVFISLVSAFSTISENDIVINRIEDYLNISQNNPVFCDFLYKNVKINYDGNEKIINFAAQYKEELIDGQIWFNAYINQIDDLENRFGHLEYDAQGALYTDDYDNIPELDLKANFYLNNTIEFVNGLIKK; from the coding sequence ATGAATTTTGAAGCCTTATTTGTTCAAAATAAAGAACAATCGATTCAAGGGAGATACATCACTTTAGATCATATCGAGCCAATTTTAAATCGATTAAATACTACTAATCAATTACAGGAAATTGGCAAATCGGTTTTAGGTAAGTCAATATACGAATACCAAATAGGTCATGGAGCTACGCGAATTTTTCTTTGGTCACAAATGCATGGTAACGAAAGCACGACCACTAAAGGACTTTTTGATTTTTTGAATTTATTACACGGCGATACAGATTTTGCAAAACAATTGTTAAACAATTTTACTTTTTGTTGTATTCCAATATTGAATCCGGATGGGGCTACATTGTATACTCGTGCAAATGCTAATGGAGTTGATTTGAACCGGGATTCCCAAGATTTAACTCAACCGGAAAGCAAAATTTTACGAAATACTTTCGAGCGATTCAAACCGGATTATTGTTTTAATCTTCATGATCAACGAACAATTTTTGGGGTCGACATGTCGGCTAAGCCAGCAACTATGTCTTTTTTAGCCCCTTCTTATAATGAGGAACGCGAAATTAATGACTCTAGACTAAAAGCTATCAATGTAATTGCAGGAATTAATCAAGTATTACAAAAATATATTCCGGGACAAGTGGGTCGTTTTGATGATTCGTTTAATATTAATTGTATTGGGGATACGTTTCAGTATTTAGGAGTTCCAACTATTTTATTTGAGGCTGGACATTATCCAAACGATTATGAAAGAGAGCAAACCAGAAAATATGTTTTTATTTCTTTAGTTTCGGCTTTTTCAACAATTAGCGAAAACGATATAGTTATCAATAGAATCGAAGATTATTTGAATATTTCACAAAATAATCCAGTTTTTTGTGATTTTTTGTATAAAAATGTCAAGATTAATTATGATGGTAACGAAAAAATCATCAATTTTGCAGCACAATACAAAGAAGAATTGATTGACGGTCAAATTTGGTTTAACGCTTATATTAATCAAATTGATGATTTAGAAAATCGTTTCGGTCATTTGGAGTATGATGCTCAAGGAGCCCTTTATACTGATGATTATGACAATATTCCTGAATTAGATCTAAAAGCCAATTTTTATTTAAATAATACCATTGAATTCGTTAATGGATTGATAAAAAAATAA
- a CDS encoding potassium channel family protein gives MRKTVKKLFLGKSSNGEQAEFNPIQKRIQNIKSIWNNEHQDDNGIEKIFRLLLSSSQLLFPGIYIKYFSRKKGIEYQDLAIDTYILLKVAFPIVILINQWHTIYWVVALMTYLFLETIFYIPTLIFASDLFSRPRSYRRSMLLLFFNYLEIVLAYAVFYSCGNYLNKPFTHWFDAVYFSIITSSSIGYGDYYPAETLGKFLVSTQALLFLFFIVLFLNFFSTKVKTKGYFDHENKE, from the coding sequence ATGAGAAAAACAGTCAAAAAATTATTTTTAGGCAAATCGTCTAATGGCGAACAAGCTGAATTTAATCCAATCCAAAAACGAATTCAAAACATAAAATCCATTTGGAATAATGAACATCAAGATGACAACGGAATAGAAAAAATATTCCGATTACTTCTTTCATCCTCTCAGCTCCTATTCCCAGGTATTTATATCAAATATTTTTCAAGAAAAAAAGGAATTGAGTACCAAGATTTAGCCATTGATACCTACATATTACTCAAGGTTGCTTTTCCAATAGTTATTTTGATAAACCAATGGCACACTATCTATTGGGTCGTTGCACTAATGACCTATTTATTTCTAGAAACCATTTTTTATATTCCAACTTTGATCTTCGCTTCTGATTTATTTTCAAGACCAAGATCCTACAGAAGATCCATGTTATTACTGTTCTTTAATTATTTAGAAATTGTGTTGGCTTATGCTGTTTTTTACTCCTGTGGCAACTACTTAAATAAACCTTTTACGCATTGGTTTGACGCCGTTTACTTCAGTATCATAACCTCTTCATCTATCGGATATGGGGATTATTATCCCGCCGAAACTTTAGGTAAATTTTTAGTAAGCACGCAAGCCTTACTCTTTTTATTTTTTATTGTGCTTTTTTTGAATTTTTTCTCAACCAAAGTAAAAACCAAGGGGTATTTTGATCACGAAAACAAGGAATAA
- a CDS encoding DNA primase — protein MKRIIVDYAKLTNEILNLLVEKFPDGYDDSDIIRFKNAKNELVEAVEVRTDDTIYLVKVSTKLSDRIENYDEDDEILNVAVEPIKELELDEDESDEEAEDDNLDKPDSDPEDGDEDDIEVDDIADDEDED, from the coding sequence ATGAAAAGAATAATTGTTGACTACGCTAAACTTACCAACGAAATTTTAAACTTATTAGTTGAAAAATTTCCTGATGGTTATGATGATTCAGACATTATCCGTTTTAAAAATGCAAAAAACGAATTAGTTGAGGCTGTTGAAGTGCGAACGGATGATACCATTTATTTAGTAAAAGTAAGTACCAAACTATCAGATCGAATTGAAAACTACGATGAAGATGATGAAATTCTTAATGTAGCCGTAGAACCTATCAAAGAACTTGAACTAGACGAAGATGAAAGTGATGAAGAAGCCGAAGATGATAACTTAGACAAACCTGATAGCGATCCTGAAGATGGTGATGAAGATGACATCGAAGTTGATGATATTGCTGATGATGAAGATGAAGACTAA
- a CDS encoding 1-acyl-sn-glycerol-3-phosphate acyltransferase: MKKLFYKWIFFKMMGWKIVGTINPEIKKCVMMVMPHTSAHDFYLGIFTRGILGLEMNFVAKKELFLFPFSYYFNYMGGEALDRTGGLNKVDSIAAIFHKKETFRLAVAPEGTRKYVSELKTGFYYIALKANVPIIPVAFDFGKKEVRFGQPLQPSGDLATDLQLLNQHFVGVKGKIPEYGYRALES, from the coding sequence ATGAAAAAGCTATTTTACAAGTGGATTTTTTTTAAAATGATGGGATGGAAGATTGTTGGTACCATCAATCCAGAAATTAAAAAATGTGTCATGATGGTGATGCCACATACTAGTGCGCATGATTTTTATTTAGGCATATTTACGCGTGGAATTTTAGGTTTGGAAATGAATTTTGTAGCCAAAAAAGAATTGTTTCTTTTTCCTTTTAGTTATTATTTCAACTATATGGGAGGAGAAGCTTTGGATCGCACCGGTGGTTTGAATAAAGTAGATTCAATTGCGGCAATTTTTCATAAAAAGGAAACATTTCGATTAGCTGTAGCTCCTGAGGGAACCCGAAAATATGTGTCGGAATTGAAGACAGGATTTTATTATATTGCTTTGAAAGCCAATGTACCGATAATTCCTGTGGCCTTCGATTTTGGGAAAAAAGAGGTGCGTTTTGGTCAGCCATTACAACCCTCTGGAGATTTAGCAACCGATTTACAACTTTTAAATCAACATTTTGTAGGTGTAAAAGGGAAAATACCTGAGTACGGATATCGTGCTCTTGAATCGTAA
- a CDS encoding DinB family protein: MKTSQLHDNEYSVFNATYINAAGKVNLLEELEISLHDFIRFVQNLPMDKFDYRYAEGKWTIKEIIQHIIDTERIFAYRALRISRNDQTPLPGFDENDFANNTVAQTRGLQDLLTEFSAVRHSNLLLFKSFSNEQLLQVGIASEHSISVRAIGFILIGHQKYHQKVFEERYL, from the coding sequence ATGAAAACAAGTCAGTTACACGATAATGAATATTCAGTGTTTAATGCTACTTATATTAATGCAGCAGGAAAAGTAAATTTACTTGAGGAATTAGAGATTAGTTTGCATGATTTTATTCGATTTGTGCAAAATCTTCCGATGGATAAGTTTGATTATCGTTACGCTGAAGGAAAGTGGACGATTAAAGAAATTATCCAACACATTATTGATACGGAACGAATTTTTGCATACCGAGCATTACGAATTTCAAGAAATGACCAAACTCCTTTACCTGGTTTTGACGAAAATGATTTTGCCAATAATACAGTGGCTCAAACAAGAGGTCTTCAAGATTTGTTAACAGAATTTTCAGCTGTTCGTCATTCGAATTTGTTACTTTTTAAAAGCTTTTCTAACGAACAACTTCTGCAAGTAGGAATTGCATCTGAGCATTCAATTTCTGTGCGAGCTATTGGCTTTATTTTAATTGGTCATCAAAAGTACCATCAAAAAGTGTTTGAAGAACGCTATTTATAG